A genomic window from Hyla sarda isolate aHylSar1 chromosome 8, aHylSar1.hap1, whole genome shotgun sequence includes:
- the LOC130284973 gene encoding TGF-beta receptor type-2-like isoform X2 produces MSLCHHPHLPLENILLPSYNTARCVMQAMSADSGLLYICGCVEEQECNDKLIFYNQSNGYSLLHSREAVPVAAISLLPPLLLALTVTGLFYLYRTHRLRKRPESWLERAAHNVPLQSRRPGHDFCRLSSSLMSASQCNISTARANSINHNTELLPIELDHRVGKGRFAEVWRAKLKHTESGHYEMVAVKIFPAQEYSSWKNESGVFTDANLKHDNVLQFITMEERGSCLHKEYWIITAYHARGNLKDYLSRHLLSWTSLLDMAGSIVSGVAHLHSDYTPCGAPKVAIAHRDIKSSNILVKSDSECALCDFGIALRLDPALTADDFANSGQVGTARYMAPEVLESRVNLEDMESFKQMDVYSLALVLWEMVSRCEAIGEVRNYELPFGSMVRERPCVETMRDVVLHGRGRPDIPDSWRRHPGLDILCDTIIECWDHDPEARLTAHCVAERFIIMRQTDCEDGSRNTNSLFNSGQY; encoded by the exons ATGTCCCTCTGCCACCACCCTCACCTCCccctggagaacattctgctgcccagCTACAACACGGCGCGGTGCGTGATGCAGGCGATGTCCGCAGACTCCGGCCTCCTGTATATATGCGGCTGTGTGGAGGAGCAGGAGTGCAACGACAAACTCATATTCTACAACCAGAGCAACG GTTACTCTCTGCTCCATAGCCGGGAGGCCGTGCCGGTAGCCGCCATCAGTCtgcttcctcctctccttctggcaCTTACCGTCACCGGCCTCTTCTACCTTTACCGTACCCACAGGCTGAGGAAGAGGCCCGAGTCATGGCTGGAGAGAGCAGCGCACAACGTCCCGTTACAAAGCCGGAGACCGGGCCACGACTtctgcagactatcctcctcaCTGATGTCCGCCTCCCAGTGTAACATAAGTACGGCCCGCGCCAACAGCATCAACCACAACACAGAGCTCCTCCCCATAGAGCTCGACCATCGCGTTGGCAAGGGGCGCTTCGCTGAGGTGTGGAGAGCCAAGCTGAAGCACACCGAGTCCGGGCACTATGAGATGGTGGCCGTAAAGATCTTCCCTGCACAAGAATACTCCTCCTGGAAGAACGAGAGCGGCGTATTCACTGACGCCAACCTGAAGCATGACAACGTGCTGCAGTTCATCACTATGGAGGAGCGCGGCAGCTGCCTGCACAAGGAGTACTGGATCATCACCGCGTACCATGCCAGGGGCAACCTGAAGGACTACCTGTCCCGCCACCTCCTGAGCTGGACCTCTCTGCTGGACATGGCCGGCTCCATTGTAAGTGGCGTGGCTCATCTGCACAGTGACTACACCCCATGTGGGGCACCCAAGGTGGCGATAGCTCATCGCGACATCAAAAGCAGCAACATCCTGGTGAAGAGCGACTCTGAGTGTGCACTGTGCGACTTCGGCATCGCCCTCCGCCTGGACCCGGCACTCACGgcagatgactttgccaacagtGGGCAA GTTGGGACGGCGCGCTACATGGCTCCGGAGGTCCTTGAATCTCGAGTGAACCTGGAGGATATGGAATCCTTTAAGCAGATGGACGTTTACTCCTTGGCTCTAGTATTGTGGGAAATGGTGTCCAGGTGTGAAGCCATTGGAG AGGTAAGAAACTACGAATTGCCCTTTGGGTCAATGGTCCGGGAGCGGCCATGTGTGGAAACCATGAGGGACGTGGTGTTACATGGACGAGGGCGGCCGGATATTCCCGACAGCTGGAGGAGGCACCCG GGTTTGGACATCCTATGTGACACAATCATCGAGTGCTGGGACCACGACCCTGAAGCTCGTCTGACCGCGCACTGTGTGGCCGAGCGCTTCATTATAATGAGACAGACTGACTGCGAGGACGGCAGCAGAAACACAAATTCTCTATTTAACTCAGGACAATATTAA